The Exiguobacterium mexicanum genome includes a window with the following:
- a CDS encoding ABC transporter ATP-binding protein has protein sequence MISRFFSYYRPHKKLFILDFSFAILVGLLELGFPLAVQWFIDDLLPGGEWNWIIIISIGLLILYILAMMMQYVVNYWGHKLGINIETDMREELFTHIHKQSFRFFDNHKTGHLMSRVTNDLFDIGEVAHHGPEDFFIAIMTLLGAFGIMFSIDPQLALVTVVAVPFLVIMITYANKNMNKAWQKMYTNIGEVNARVEDSVSGARVVQSFTNETFEINRFQKDNNFYRGSKIEAYRVMSKSLAGIYITTRLMTLLVLVYGAYLTYQGQLSYGQLVGFILYMNLLIKPIEKITALLEMYPKGMAGFKRFTQLLDEAPDIENRPDAVDVTALKGDIAFQNVSFGYSDYRQVLTDIDLDIKAGTTVALVGTSGAGKTTICSLIPRFYDVTSGKITIDGMDIRDMTKESLRRQIGIVQQDVFLFAGTLRENIAYGKLDATDAEIMHAVEKAHLNSLVEELEHGLETQIGERGLKLSGGQKQRIAIARMFLKNPPILILDEATSALDTETEAIIQDSLNELAADRTTLIIAHRLATVKNADRILVVTADGIVEDGTHDELSAKGGVFAGLLKRQQL, from the coding sequence ATGATCTCACGTTTTTTTAGTTATTACCGTCCACATAAGAAGTTATTCATCCTCGATTTCTCGTTCGCCATCCTCGTCGGTCTGCTCGAGCTCGGCTTTCCGCTCGCCGTGCAATGGTTCATCGACGATTTGTTGCCAGGTGGGGAATGGAACTGGATTATCATCATCAGCATCGGCTTGCTCATCCTTTACATACTCGCCATGATGATGCAGTACGTCGTCAACTATTGGGGGCATAAGCTCGGCATCAATATCGAGACCGATATGCGGGAAGAGCTGTTCACCCATATCCATAAACAGTCGTTCCGGTTCTTCGATAACCACAAGACCGGCCATTTGATGAGCCGGGTGACGAACGACTTGTTCGATATCGGCGAAGTGGCGCACCACGGGCCTGAAGATTTCTTCATCGCCATCATGACGCTGCTCGGTGCGTTCGGGATCATGTTCTCGATCGACCCGCAACTCGCGCTCGTGACGGTCGTCGCCGTGCCGTTCCTCGTCATCATGATCACGTATGCCAACAAGAACATGAACAAGGCGTGGCAAAAGATGTATACGAACATCGGCGAAGTGAACGCCCGTGTCGAGGACAGCGTCTCTGGGGCACGCGTCGTCCAATCGTTCACGAACGAGACGTTCGAAATCAACCGCTTCCAAAAAGATAACAATTTCTATCGCGGCTCGAAAATCGAGGCGTATCGGGTCATGAGTAAGTCGCTCGCCGGGATTTACATCACGACGCGGCTCATGACGCTGCTCGTCCTTGTCTACGGCGCATATTTGACGTATCAGGGACAACTCTCGTACGGTCAGCTCGTCGGGTTCATCCTCTATATGAACTTGCTCATCAAGCCGATCGAGAAAATCACGGCCCTCCTCGAGATGTACCCGAAAGGGATGGCGGGCTTCAAACGGTTCACGCAGCTGTTAGACGAAGCGCCTGACATCGAGAACCGTCCGGACGCCGTCGACGTCACGGCACTGAAAGGCGACATCGCTTTCCAAAACGTCTCGTTCGGCTACTCGGACTATCGGCAAGTGTTGACCGACATCGACCTCGACATCAAGGCCGGAACGACGGTCGCCCTCGTCGGGACGAGCGGGGCCGGGAAGACGACAATCTGTTCGCTCATCCCACGTTTCTATGATGTGACGAGTGGGAAAATCACAATCGACGGCATGGACATCCGTGATATGACGAAAGAGAGTCTGCGCCGCCAAATCGGGATCGTGCAACAAGACGTGTTCTTGTTCGCCGGGACGCTCCGTGAGAATATCGCCTACGGAAAACTGGACGCGACCGACGCGGAGATTATGCATGCGGTCGAGAAGGCGCATTTGAACTCGCTCGTCGAGGAGCTCGAGCATGGTCTCGAGACGCAAATCGGGGAGCGGGGCTTGAAACTGTCGGGCGGTCAGAAACAACGGATCGCCATCGCCCGCATGTTCCTCAAAAATCCGCCGATCTTGATATTAGATGAGGCGACGTCCGCGCTCGACACGGAGACGGAAGCAATCATTCAAGACTCGCTCAATGAACTCGCGGCTGACCGGACGACGCTCATCATCGCCCACCGTTTGGCGACGGTGAAGAATGCTGACCGCATCCTCGTCGTTACCGCTGACGGCATCGTCGAGGACGGGACGCATGATGAACTGAGCGCGAAAGGCGGCGTATTCGCCGGACTTTTAAAGCGCCAACAGTTGTAA
- a CDS encoding iron-sulfur cluster biosynthesis family protein, giving the protein MNVQITERAQERIDALKGDRKGQMHLFYETEGCGCGNSGIFEIRYVTETTPEDVEIDSNIGPILIKNWTKVFLDDDMIIDYREDKRSLVLKSNGQVFNSNLLVTDGTGCQLNVPSR; this is encoded by the coding sequence ATGAACGTACAAATTACAGAACGCGCCCAAGAGCGGATTGACGCTTTAAAAGGCGACCGTAAAGGACAGATGCATTTGTTTTATGAGACGGAAGGTTGCGGCTGCGGCAATAGCGGCATCTTCGAGATTCGCTACGTGACCGAAACGACACCGGAAGACGTCGAGATTGATTCGAACATCGGCCCGATCCTCATCAAGAACTGGACGAAAGTGTTTCTCGACGATGACATGATCATCGACTATCGCGAAGATAAACGATCGCTCGTCTTGAAGAGCAACGGCCAAGTGTTCAACTCGAACTTGCTCGTGACCGACGGGACCGGTTGCCAGTTGAACGTCCCGAGCCGATGA